One window of the Roseovarius sp. THAF9 genome contains the following:
- the glcF gene encoding glycolate oxidase subunit GlcF, whose translation MKTDFTAEQLKSPAIQRSNEILRSCVHCGFCTATCPTYQVLGDELDSPRGRIYLIKDMLENDRDPDRETVKHIDRCLSCLACMTTCPSGVHYMHLVDHAREYIEDRYQRPMFERVLRWTLARILPYPNRFRVAMLGAKIAKPFKWALPDARLRAMVEMAPKNVPPVSRNDDPQTFPAKDKPVKRVALMTGCAQKALNTDINDATIRLLTRLGCEVVVAKGAGCCGALTHHMGKTSESHATAAHNIRAWTAEMDEDGLDAIVINTSGCGTTVKDYGHMFRTEALAEDAARVSDIAMDVSELLMQLDLPEGTPRDTRVAYHAACSLQHGQQIKTHPKTLLKNAGFEVVEPADAHLCCGSAGTYNLMQPAISKQLKTRKVQTLEAKSPDIIATGNIGCMMQIGSGTGVPVVHTVELLDWATGGPKPPALRE comes from the coding sequence ATGAAAACAGACTTCACCGCCGAACAGCTCAAATCCCCTGCCATCCAGCGCTCGAACGAGATCCTGCGCTCCTGCGTGCATTGCGGGTTCTGCACCGCCACCTGCCCCACCTACCAAGTGCTGGGCGACGAGCTCGACAGCCCCCGGGGCCGCATCTACCTGATCAAGGATATGCTGGAAAACGACCGCGACCCGGATCGCGAGACGGTAAAGCATATCGACCGCTGCCTGTCGTGCCTCGCCTGCATGACGACTTGTCCCTCGGGCGTGCACTACATGCACCTCGTCGATCACGCCCGCGAATACATCGAGGACCGCTACCAGCGACCCATGTTCGAACGTGTCCTGCGCTGGACGCTAGCGCGCATCCTGCCTTATCCGAACCGTTTCCGCGTCGCGATGCTCGGCGCCAAGATTGCCAAACCGTTCAAATGGGCCCTGCCCGACGCCCGCCTGCGCGCGATGGTCGAGATGGCCCCCAAGAATGTCCCGCCCGTCAGCCGCAATGACGATCCACAAACCTTCCCAGCCAAGGACAAGCCCGTGAAACGCGTCGCCCTGATGACTGGTTGCGCCCAAAAGGCGCTGAACACCGACATCAACGATGCCACCATCCGCCTGCTTACCCGTCTGGGCTGCGAAGTTGTCGTGGCCAAGGGCGCAGGCTGCTGCGGGGCGCTGACGCACCACATGGGCAAAACGTCCGAGAGCCACGCCACGGCGGCCCACAACATCCGCGCCTGGACCGCCGAGATGGACGAGGACGGCCTCGATGCCATCGTGATCAACACCTCCGGCTGCGGCACGACGGTCAAGGATTACGGCCACATGTTCCGCACCGAGGCATTGGCCGAGGATGCCGCCCGCGTCTCGGATATCGCCATGGATGTCTCGGAACTGCTGATGCAGCTTGACCTGCCCGAGGGCACGCCGCGCGACACCCGCGTGGCCTACCACGCCGCCTGTTCCCTGCAACATGGCCAGCAGATCAAGACCCACCCCAAGACCCTGCTGAAAAACGCCGGGTTCGAGGTGGTCGAACCGGCCGATGCACATCTGTGCTGCGGCTCCGCGGGCACCTACAACCTGATGCAGCCCGCCATCTCCAAGCAGTTGAAAACGCGTAAGGTTCAGACGCTCGAGGCCAAGTCGCCCGACATCATCGCCACCGGCAACATCGGCTGCATGATGCAGATCGGCTCGGGCACCGGTGTGCCTGTCGTGCACACCGTCGAACTGCTCGACTGGGCCACTGGCGGGCCGAAACCGCCCGCGCTGCGAGAATAA
- a CDS encoding Hsp20 family protein — protein sequence MRNFDLAPLYRASIGFDQIADMMDRVLAGDVNQPTYPPYNIEKTADDAYRISIAVAGFSDDELSVELREGALIVSARKAEEEGDRTYLHRGIATRAFERKFQLADHVKVTGATHTDGMLHIELVREVPERLKPRQIEIASGTTTQKDVVDAETVN from the coding sequence ATGCGAAACTTTGATCTTGCCCCGCTTTACCGGGCATCTATCGGGTTTGACCAGATTGCCGACATGATGGACCGCGTCCTTGCCGGTGACGTCAATCAACCGACCTACCCCCCTTACAACATTGAAAAGACGGCCGATGATGCCTACCGCATCTCCATCGCCGTCGCAGGGTTCAGCGATGACGAGCTATCCGTCGAGCTGCGCGAAGGCGCCCTGATCGTCTCGGCTCGCAAGGCCGAAGAGGAAGGCGACCGCACTTACCTGCACCGTGGCATCGCCACCCGCGCGTTCGAGCGCAAGTTCCAGCTGGCCGACCACGTCAAGGTCACTGGCGCGACGCATACAGACGGCATGCTGCATATCGAGCTGGTGCGCGAAGTGCCCGAGCGGCTCAAGCCCCGCCAGATCGAGATCGCCAGCGGCACGACCACGCAGAAAGACGTCGTCGACGCGGAAACCGTGAACTAG
- a CDS encoding DUF4159 domain-containing protein, whose product MTIGPIGFAAPWLLVALAALPILWLILRAVPPAPIRRRFPGVALLLGLRDDDSVSDRTPWWLLLLRMLAVAAVIIGLAGPILNPQDQTQANRTGPMLIVLDSSWASARDWPAQEDLLDSLLAEAGRNARPVGILQLSDPQAPVFQSAETWRTRLTGLAPAAWSPQPSDYEDAATLLGEEDFETRWFSDGLARDGRQTLLDALQDRGRVTIHESAVPIYALTPAVVEDDALRLTALRANPGPARDITVEAHGRDPAGAQRLLATQDMTFEASAKEATTLLSLPAELRARLTRFEIAGQSHAGAVTLTDDSLKRREVALIAGREDREGLELLSPLHYLEQALEPTADLLDGSLSDVLPANPDVVVLADVATLSGAEQADLLDWTDRGGMLLRFAGPRLAASDVSRSDEAPLMPVRLRAGGRSVGGAMSWGEPKELAPFPESSPFFGLDVPSDVTVTAQVMAQPDPTLADRVIAQLSDGTPLVTRKRIGQGQVVLFHVTANAEWSTLPLSGLFVQMLERLAISSSLALPDLAELEGTTWQPVQVLSGSGILEDAGTLPGVDGTRFVEDVPGPDFRPGLYDGPDRRLALNVLPSDTTLTPVSWPADLPVLGLDRLPEAALGGWFLAGALLILMADILASLGLSGRLMPARATMSALLLALLLSPQMADAQDSSMTEADEKALMAASEVVLGHVITGDRSLDNAAQAGLRGLGETLFFRTSVEPADPVAVNLETDDLSVYPFLYWPISPDQPIPSGEAYVKLNEYLRTGGMILFDTRDANVAGFGASSPAGRKLQRLARPLDIPPLEPIPEDHVLTRTFYLLQDFPGRHTGRSVWVESAPPDAEQVEGMPFRNLNDNVTPVVIGGNDWSAAWAMDDRGNPMFPVGRGFAGERQRELAYRFGVNLVMHVLTGNYKSDQVHVPALLDRLGQ is encoded by the coding sequence ATGACCATCGGCCCCATCGGTTTCGCCGCGCCCTGGCTTCTAGTGGCGCTGGCCGCGTTGCCCATCCTGTGGCTGATCCTGCGCGCCGTGCCGCCCGCGCCCATCCGCCGCCGCTTTCCCGGCGTGGCGCTTCTCTTGGGTCTGCGCGATGACGACAGCGTGTCGGACCGCACGCCCTGGTGGCTGCTGCTCTTGCGGATGCTGGCCGTCGCCGCCGTCATCATCGGCCTCGCCGGTCCCATCCTCAACCCGCAGGACCAGACCCAGGCCAACCGCACCGGCCCCATGTTGATCGTGCTCGATTCCAGCTGGGCCAGCGCCCGCGACTGGCCCGCGCAGGAAGACCTGCTCGATTCCCTGCTGGCCGAGGCCGGGCGCAACGCCCGCCCAGTCGGCATCCTGCAACTTTCGGACCCCCAGGCGCCGGTCTTCCAGTCCGCCGAGACGTGGCGCACCCGCCTGACCGGCCTCGCCCCCGCGGCGTGGTCCCCGCAGCCCTCCGACTACGAGGACGCCGCCACCCTGCTCGGCGAAGAGGATTTCGAAACCCGCTGGTTCTCCGACGGTCTCGCCCGCGACGGGCGGCAAACCCTGCTCGACGCGCTTCAGGATCGGGGCCGCGTCACCATCCACGAAAGCGCCGTGCCAATCTACGCGCTGACCCCTGCTGTGGTCGAGGACGACGCCCTGCGCCTCACCGCCCTACGCGCCAATCCCGGCCCCGCCCGCGACATCACGGTCGAGGCGCATGGCCGCGACCCTGCCGGCGCCCAGCGTCTTCTGGCGACGCAGGACATGACGTTCGAGGCCAGCGCAAAAGAGGCCACGACGCTTCTCTCCCTGCCCGCCGAACTCCGCGCCCGCCTCACCCGGTTCGAAATCGCAGGCCAGTCCCATGCCGGCGCCGTCACCCTGACCGACGACAGCCTCAAGCGCCGCGAGGTCGCGCTCATCGCAGGCCGCGAAGACCGCGAGGGCCTCGAACTCCTGTCGCCGCTCCACTATCTCGAACAGGCGCTCGAACCCACCGCCGACCTGCTCGACGGCAGCCTCAGCGACGTGCTGCCCGCCAACCCCGATGTGGTCGTGCTGGCCGATGTTGCCACGCTCTCGGGCGCTGAACAGGCCGATCTGCTCGACTGGACCGATCGCGGCGGCATGCTTCTGCGGTTCGCCGGGCCGCGTCTCGCCGCCTCGGACGTCTCGCGCAGTGACGAGGCCCCGCTGATGCCCGTCCGCCTGCGCGCCGGGGGCCGCTCCGTCGGCGGCGCCATGAGTTGGGGCGAACCCAAGGAACTCGCCCCCTTCCCCGAATCGAGCCCGTTTTTCGGACTCGACGTGCCATCCGACGTCACCGTCACCGCCCAGGTGATGGCCCAGCCCGACCCCACGCTGGCCGACCGCGTCATCGCCCAGCTCAGCGACGGCACGCCGCTTGTCACCCGCAAACGCATCGGACAGGGGCAGGTCGTCCTCTTTCACGTCACCGCCAACGCCGAGTGGTCCACCCTGCCGCTGTCGGGCCTCTTCGTGCAGATGCTCGAACGGCTGGCGATATCCTCCAGCCTCGCCTTGCCCGACCTGGCCGAACTTGAAGGCACCACCTGGCAGCCCGTGCAGGTCCTTTCCGGCTCCGGCATCCTGGAAGATGCCGGCACCCTGCCCGGCGTCGACGGCACCCGCTTTGTCGAGGATGTTCCCGGCCCCGATTTCCGCCCCGGCCTTTACGATGGCCCGGACCGGCGGCTCGCGCTCAACGTCCTGCCCTCGGACACCACGCTCACCCCAGTCAGCTGGCCCGCCGACCTGCCCGTCCTGGGCCTCGACCGCCTGCCCGAGGCCGCGCTCGGCGGCTGGTTCCTCGCCGGGGCGCTCTTGATCCTGATGGCCGACATCCTGGCCTCGCTGGGCCTCTCGGGCCGACTGATGCCCGCCCGCGCCACGATGTCCGCGCTTCTTCTGGCGCTTCTGCTCAGCCCCCAAATGGCCGACGCTCAGGACAGCAGCATGACCGAGGCCGACGAGAAGGCCCTCATGGCCGCGTCCGAGGTCGTGCTTGGCCACGTCATCACCGGCGACCGCAGCCTCGACAATGCCGCCCAGGCGGGCCTGCGCGGCTTGGGCGAAACCCTGTTCTTCCGCACGTCCGTAGAACCGGCAGACCCCGTCGCCGTGAACCTCGAAACCGACGACCTTTCGGTCTATCCGTTTCTCTACTGGCCCATATCCCCCGATCAGCCAATCCCGTCCGGGGAAGCCTACGTCAAGCTCAACGAATACCTGCGCACCGGCGGAATGATCCTCTTCGACACGCGCGACGCCAATGTTGCGGGCTTCGGCGCCTCCTCTCCGGCGGGCCGCAAGCTGCAACGCCTCGCACGCCCGCTCGACATCCCCCCGCTGGAGCCCATCCCCGAGGACCACGTGCTCACGCGCACCTTCTACCTGCTGCAGGACTTCCCGGGCCGCCACACCGGCCGCTCCGTCTGGGTCGAATCCGCGCCCCCCGACGCCGAACAGGTCGAGGGCATGCCCTTCCGCAACCTCAACGACAACGTCACGCCTGTGGTCATCGGCGGCAATGACTGGTCCGCCGCCTGGGCCATGGACGACCGCGGCAATCCGATGTTCCCGGTGGGCCGCGGCTTTGCCGGCGAACGCCAGCGCGAGCTGGCCTACCGCTTCGGCGTCAACCTTGTGATGCACGTATTGACCGGAAACTACAAATCCGACCAGGTGCACGTGCCCGCTCTTCTCGACAGGCTTGGCCAATGA
- a CDS encoding serine protease yields MRFTGLVAALFCWVTPVSAQDAVLQRLDTTDDGRQWQAVGRIDIGGNGFCTGALIAPDLVLTAAHCLFDATTGKAVDTQQIEFLAGWRNGRATAYRWVRRAVVHPDYDYSNRIDAVRVRNDIALLELHHPIAKSGVVPFQTDTQPRKHERIGLVSYARERSEAPSLQDMCQVLEKRSGVLVMSCDVDYGASGAPVFTFEDGAPRIVSVVSAMAEIHGKKVALGASLDRPLALMRDALDNGGSLREQARVDLFSTGQNRDTGAKFASPDLD; encoded by the coding sequence ATGCGTTTCACAGGGCTTGTTGCGGCCCTGTTCTGTTGGGTCACGCCCGTATCCGCGCAGGATGCGGTGCTTCAACGTCTGGATACCACAGATGACGGCCGCCAATGGCAGGCCGTGGGGCGTATCGACATCGGCGGCAACGGGTTTTGCACCGGCGCCCTGATCGCGCCCGACCTCGTACTGACCGCCGCGCACTGCCTGTTCGATGCCACCACGGGCAAGGCGGTCGACACGCAACAGATCGAATTCCTCGCAGGCTGGCGCAATGGCCGCGCCACCGCCTATCGCTGGGTCCGCCGCGCCGTGGTGCATCCCGACTACGATTACTCCAACCGGATCGACGCCGTCCGCGTGCGCAACGACATCGCCCTTCTGGAACTGCACCACCCCATCGCCAAGTCCGGAGTAGTCCCGTTCCAGACCGACACCCAGCCACGCAAGCACGAACGTATCGGACTGGTCAGCTATGCCCGCGAACGCTCCGAAGCGCCCTCGCTTCAGGACATGTGCCAGGTGCTGGAAAAGCGCAGCGGCGTGCTCGTGATGTCCTGCGACGTGGATTACGGCGCCTCCGGCGCACCGGTCTTCACCTTCGAGGACGGCGCCCCGCGCATCGTCTCGGTTGTCTCCGCAATGGCCGAGATCCACGGCAAGAAGGTCGCGCTCGGCGCCTCGCTGGACCGTCCCCTTGCCCTGATGCGGGACGCTTTGGACAACGGCGGCAGCCTTCGGGAGCAGGCGCGCGTCGACCTGTTCTCGACCGGCCAGAACCGTGACACCGGCGCGAAATTCGCCTCGCCGGATCTGGACTGA
- the glcE gene encoding glycolate oxidase subunit GlcE, which produces MKALAPTSEAELAEMVASASEPLRVMGSGTRPIGVPVNGQPLTTSGLSGVNLYEPGALTLVVQSGTPVEDVRKTLAKEGQRLAFEPMDHRGLLGTTGEPTIGGVFAANVSGPRRIQAGAARDFLLGVRFVDGQGQVTRNGGRVMKNVTGYDLVKLMAGSFGTLGVMTELALKVLPASHQTATITLSGLDDTTAVAALSRALGSPFEITGAAHRQTEDGPQTCLRIEGFEKSVAYRAGQLQTLLADLGTAEIETDPDANATLWQDIRDVACFHDGPGDVWRLSVKPSDAPGIKAQVDGAEALYDWGGGLVWLRVPQDTQADTIRATVNAAGGHATLIRGNRAGGVFQPLSPPIAALQDGLRARFDPRGILNPGLMGRAA; this is translated from the coding sequence ATGAAAGCCCTTGCCCCCACCTCCGAGGCCGAACTCGCCGAGATGGTCGCCTCCGCGTCCGAGCCCCTGCGCGTCATGGGCAGCGGCACGCGCCCCATCGGCGTGCCCGTGAACGGCCAGCCGCTGACGACCTCGGGCCTCTCCGGCGTAAACCTCTATGAACCCGGCGCACTGACGCTGGTGGTGCAGTCCGGAACCCCGGTGGAAGACGTGCGCAAGACCCTGGCCAAGGAGGGCCAGCGCCTGGCATTCGAGCCGATGGACCATCGCGGCCTGCTGGGCACGACCGGCGAGCCGACCATCGGCGGCGTCTTCGCCGCCAATGTCTCGGGCCCCCGCCGTATCCAGGCCGGGGCCGCGCGCGACTTCCTGCTGGGCGTGCGCTTTGTCGACGGGCAGGGACAGGTCACCCGCAACGGCGGGCGCGTGATGAAGAACGTAACCGGCTACGACCTCGTCAAGCTGATGGCAGGCAGCTTCGGCACCCTTGGGGTGATGACCGAACTGGCGCTCAAGGTCTTGCCCGCATCGCACCAAACGGCCACGATCACGCTCTCGGGTCTCGACGACACCACCGCCGTCGCCGCTCTTTCCCGCGCGCTCGGCTCGCCGTTCGAGATCACCGGCGCGGCGCATCGCCAGACCGAGGACGGCCCGCAGACCTGCCTGCGCATCGAGGGTTTCGAAAAATCCGTCGCCTACCGCGCGGGTCAACTCCAAACCCTTCTGGCCGATCTTGGCACCGCCGAAATCGAAACCGACCCCGACGCCAACGCCACCCTCTGGCAAGACATCCGCGATGTCGCCTGCTTCCATGACGGGCCGGGGGATGTCTGGCGGCTGTCCGTCAAACCCTCCGACGCGCCCGGGATCAAAGCACAGGTCGACGGGGCCGAGGCGCTTTACGATTGGGGCGGCGGCCTCGTGTGGCTGCGCGTGCCGCAGGACACACAAGCCGACACCATCCGCGCCACCGTCAACGCCGCCGGTGGCCACGCCACACTCATCCGCGGCAACCGCGCGGGCGGTGTCTTTCAACCGCTCTCGCCGCCAATCGCCGCGCTTCAGGACGGGCTGCGCGCCCGGTTCGACCCGCGCGGCATCCTCAACCCCGGCCTGATGGGCCGCGCGGCATGA
- a CDS encoding DUF58 domain-containing protein: MTQIAPLRARSEAEAARFPALLARAEHLAGTVLLGEHGRRRAGMGDDFWQYRPVQAGDELRHIDWRRSARSDTQFLRQREWQIAQSVTLWVDGAASMRFASDDTLPQKADRARLLSLAIAILLNRAGERVGLSGADLPPRRGDAQIERLAMALGQDGPDDYGAPQTTGMLSHGRALFLSDFLGDLDPVRNALTAAADRGVRGVLYQILDPAEESFPYRGRTIFESVGGTMVHETLKASELRDRYLERLAARKDDLRQLCATTGWLYGTHHTSDSAQSALLWLYNAFDGGHGR; this comes from the coding sequence TTGACCCAAATCGCCCCTCTCCGCGCCCGGTCCGAAGCCGAGGCCGCCCGCTTTCCCGCGCTTCTGGCCCGGGCAGAGCATTTGGCGGGGACTGTCCTGCTGGGCGAGCATGGCCGCCGCCGCGCGGGCATGGGCGACGATTTCTGGCAATACCGCCCGGTGCAGGCCGGGGATGAACTGCGCCACATCGACTGGCGCCGCTCGGCCCGCTCGGACACGCAATTCCTGCGGCAGCGCGAATGGCAAATTGCCCAAAGCGTCACGCTCTGGGTCGACGGCGCCGCCTCCATGCGCTTTGCCTCCGACGATACCCTGCCGCAAAAGGCCGACCGCGCCCGCCTTCTATCACTGGCCATCGCCATTCTGCTCAATCGCGCGGGCGAGCGTGTCGGGCTTTCCGGCGCCGACCTGCCCCCCCGTCGCGGCGACGCCCAGATCGAGCGCCTTGCCATGGCGCTCGGCCAGGACGGTCCCGACGATTACGGCGCGCCCCAGACCACCGGCATGCTATCGCACGGGCGCGCGCTGTTCCTGTCAGACTTCCTTGGCGACCTCGACCCGGTGCGCAATGCGCTGACCGCCGCCGCCGACCGCGGAGTGCGCGGCGTCCTCTACCAGATCCTCGACCCGGCCGAGGAGAGCTTTCCCTATCGCGGCAGGACCATCTTTGAGTCGGTCGGCGGCACGATGGTGCACGAAACCCTTAAGGCGTCGGAACTGCGCGACCGCTATCTTGAACGCCTCGCCGCCCGCAAGGATGACCTGCGCCAGCTCTGCGCAACCACCGGCTGGCTCTACGGCACGCATCACACATCGGACTCCGCGCAATCCGCGCTCCTGTGGCTCTATAACGCGTTCGACGGGGGGCACGGACGATGA
- a CDS encoding serine protease, which yields MRRLISLCALLAGLTLPTLATPSDLIRLTNRDDLLGWEAVGRIDLGQDSYCTGTLIADNLVLTAAHCVFDKRGAPLLPERIVFRAGLRDGAAIAARNIRRFVVADGYAPSDGMSADNVRRDVALLELSTPIPTATASPFALHHNPTRGDNVSVVSYGRKRDDALSWERQCDVLGRGQGLISFGCNVTFGSSGAPVFSDGGYRARIVSLVVGGHKTKHGTTVAYGMELPDTVDALKRKLRASATSAPSTANTGFRKVDVTRGGNASGARFEKIQ from the coding sequence ATGCGCCGCCTGATATCTCTCTGCGCGCTTCTCGCGGGCCTCACCCTGCCGACGCTGGCCACCCCGAGCGATCTGATCCGCCTGACCAACCGCGATGACCTTCTGGGGTGGGAGGCCGTGGGCCGCATCGACCTCGGCCAGGACAGCTACTGCACCGGCACTTTGATTGCCGACAACCTCGTGCTGACGGCGGCGCATTGCGTCTTTGACAAGCGCGGAGCACCGCTTTTGCCCGAACGCATCGTGTTTCGCGCCGGCCTGCGCGACGGGGCGGCCATTGCCGCGCGGAACATCCGCCGCTTCGTGGTGGCCGACGGCTACGCGCCGTCCGATGGTATGTCTGCCGACAATGTCCGCCGCGACGTGGCCTTGCTTGAACTCAGCACGCCCATCCCTACCGCCACCGCCAGCCCCTTCGCCCTGCACCACAATCCCACGCGGGGCGATAATGTCAGCGTGGTCTCCTACGGCCGCAAGCGCGACGATGCCTTGTCCTGGGAACGTCAGTGCGACGTGCTGGGCCGGGGCCAGGGCCTGATTTCCTTCGGTTGCAACGTCACCTTCGGCTCCTCCGGCGCGCCCGTCTTCTCCGATGGCGGCTACCGCGCCCGCATCGTCAGCCTCGTCGTCGGCGGCCACAAGACCAAGCACGGCACCACCGTCGCCTATGGCATGGAACTGCCCGACACGGTCGACGCCCTCAAGCGCAAGCTGCGCGCCAGCGCCACCTCGGCGCCCTCGACAGCCAATACCGGCTTTCGCAAGGTCGACGTCACCCGCGGCGGTAACGCCTCGGGCGCCCGGTTCGAGAAAATCCAGTGA
- a CDS encoding MoxR family ATPase, with translation MTDDADLLAGIEALEDKLAQARASITRRFIGQERVVDLSLSALLCGGHGLLVGLPGLGKTRLVETLSIVMGLESNRVQFTPDLMPADILGSEVLETGADGTRAFKFIPGPIFCQLLMADEINRASPRTQSALLQAMQERQVSVAGEDRPLTPPFHVLATQNPIEQEGTYPLPEAQLDRFLVQIDVPHPDRDTERAILLATTGVAEEEAHQVFTAEDLIAAQTLLRRMPVGEAVMEQIIDLVRAFRPDDATSSETVRENVAWGPGPRAAQALMLTVRARAMIQGRLAPDSDDIAAMAQPVLTHRMALNFAARARGENLDDLIAATVAQVTRTEAAA, from the coding sequence ATGACCGACGACGCCGACCTGCTGGCCGGGATCGAAGCCCTCGAAGACAAGCTGGCCCAGGCCCGCGCCTCGATCACCCGCCGCTTCATCGGGCAGGAACGGGTCGTCGACCTGTCGCTCTCGGCGCTGCTCTGTGGTGGCCACGGATTGTTGGTGGGTCTGCCCGGTCTGGGCAAGACCCGGCTGGTCGAAACACTCAGCATCGTCATGGGGCTCGAATCGAACCGGGTTCAGTTCACGCCCGACCTGATGCCCGCCGACATTCTGGGCTCCGAGGTTCTGGAAACCGGTGCTGACGGCACCCGCGCGTTCAAGTTCATTCCCGGCCCGATCTTCTGCCAACTTTTGATGGCCGATGAGATCAACCGCGCCAGCCCCCGGACGCAATCTGCGCTTCTGCAGGCCATGCAGGAACGGCAGGTCTCAGTCGCCGGCGAAGACCGCCCGCTGACCCCGCCGTTCCACGTGCTGGCCACCCAGAACCCGATTGAACAGGAAGGCACCTACCCTCTGCCCGAGGCCCAGCTTGACCGCTTCCTCGTGCAGATCGACGTGCCCCATCCCGACCGCGACACCGAGCGTGCGATCCTGCTCGCCACCACCGGCGTGGCCGAGGAAGAAGCGCACCAGGTCTTCACCGCCGAGGACCTCATCGCTGCGCAGACCCTCCTGCGCCGGATGCCGGTTGGCGAGGCCGTGATGGAACAGATCATCGATCTCGTGCGCGCCTTCCGCCCCGACGACGCCACCTCTTCTGAAACGGTGCGCGAAAACGTCGCCTGGGGTCCCGGCCCGCGTGCCGCGCAGGCGCTGATGCTGACCGTCCGCGCCCGCGCCATGATCCAGGGCCGGCTGGCCCCCGATTCCGACGATATCGCCGCCATGGCGCAGCCTGTCCTGACCCACCGCATGGCGCTCAACTTCGCCGCACGCGCCCGCGGTGAAAACCTCGACGATCTCATCGCCGCCACCGTCGCCCAAGTGACGAGGACCGAGGCCGCCGCTTGA
- a CDS encoding FAD-linked oxidase C-terminal domain-containing protein, producing the protein MDMPKPNPTILARKSQLLDRLASFLPREALIHDPAETRAYECDGLTAYKCPPLAVVLPASTAEVSETLKICNDMGVPVVPRGAGTSLAGGALPTEDSVIIGVARMNEVLETDYDNRFIRVQTGRTNLSVTGAVEEEGFFYAPDPSSQLACAISGNIAMNSGGAHCLKYGVTTNNLMGVTMVLMDGTVTEIGGAHLDAEGLDLLGLICGSEGQLGIVTEATLRILHKPEGARPVLIGYDSSEVAGQCVSDIIKAGVLPVAIEFMDRPCIRATEAFAGAGYPDCEALLIVEVEGSDAEIDEQLETIMDIARKHDPVELRQSSSDDESKRIWLGRKSAFGAMGKINDYMCLDGTIPVNELPYVLKRIGEMSKEYGLDVANVFHAGDGNMHPLILFDANKEGDLELCEDLGADILRLCVEVGGCLTGEHGVGIEKRDLMLHQYDPPDLEIQMAVKDVFDPKWLLNPAKVFPLASSDTRRIAAE; encoded by the coding sequence ATGGACATGCCAAAGCCGAACCCGACCATCCTTGCACGCAAGTCGCAATTGCTCGACCGGCTGGCGTCTTTCCTGCCTCGCGAGGCGCTCATCCACGACCCCGCCGAGACCCGCGCCTATGAATGCGACGGGCTGACGGCCTACAAGTGTCCGCCACTGGCCGTGGTCCTGCCCGCCTCCACGGCCGAAGTGTCCGAGACCCTCAAGATCTGCAACGACATGGGCGTGCCCGTGGTACCGCGTGGCGCGGGCACATCGCTCGCCGGCGGCGCGCTCCCGACAGAGGATAGTGTCATCATCGGTGTCGCCCGCATGAACGAGGTACTCGAGACAGATTACGACAACCGCTTCATCCGCGTGCAAACCGGGCGCACCAACCTCTCGGTCACCGGCGCGGTCGAGGAAGAAGGCTTTTTCTACGCCCCCGACCCCTCCAGCCAACTGGCCTGCGCCATCTCGGGCAATATCGCGATGAACTCGGGCGGCGCGCATTGCCTGAAATACGGCGTGACAACCAACAACCTGATGGGCGTCACCATGGTGCTGATGGACGGCACCGTGACCGAAATCGGCGGCGCGCATCTCGATGCCGAGGGGCTCGACCTGCTGGGCCTCATCTGCGGCTCCGAAGGCCAGCTTGGCATCGTCACCGAGGCGACCCTGCGCATCCTGCACAAACCCGAAGGCGCGCGTCCGGTACTGATCGGATATGACTCCTCCGAAGTCGCGGGCCAGTGCGTTTCGGACATCATCAAGGCCGGCGTCCTGCCCGTGGCGATCGAATTCATGGACCGCCCCTGCATCCGCGCGACCGAGGCCTTTGCCGGTGCAGGTTATCCCGATTGCGAGGCGCTCCTGATCGTCGAGGTCGAAGGCTCCGACGCCGAGATCGACGAACAGCTCGAGACCATCATGGACATCGCCCGCAAGCACGACCCCGTGGAACTGCGCCAATCCTCGTCCGACGACGAAAGCAAGCGCATCTGGCTCGGCCGCAAATCCGCCTTCGGCGCCATGGGCAAGATCAACGACTACATGTGCCTCGACGGCACGATCCCGGTCAACGAACTGCCCTATGTGCTAAAACGCATCGGCGAGATGTCCAAGGAATACGGCCTCGACGTCGCCAATGTCTTTCACGCGGGCGACGGCAACATGCATCCGCTGATCCTGTTCGACGCCAACAAAGAAGGCGACCTTGAACTCTGCGAGGATCTGGGCGCCGATATCCTGAGGCTCTGCGTCGAGGTCGGCGGCTGCCTCACGGGCGAGCACGGCGTCGGCATCGAAAAGCGCGACCTGATGCTGCATCAGTACGACCCTCCTGACCTTGAAATCCAGATGGCCGTCAAGGACGTTTTCGACCCCAAGTGGCTGCTGAACCCGGCCAAGGTGTTCCCGCTCGCGTCATCCGACACCCGCCGGATCGCCGCTGAATAA